From a region of the Candida albicans SC5314 chromosome 1, complete sequence genome:
- the ZCF17 gene encoding Zcf17p (Putative Zn(II)2Cys6 transcription factor) gives MTKTTVQRRRHTNSKLGCLNCKRKKVRCDESLPECKNCVKGKKETCSYLSLSTQEIQKIKLTHSLRNSQNKLLDQKYRLPASGAATTSSKRSSSSSSNETRIGKDADAFPSGDILDFKFELKNLPINIPSIVYPPLQFDNIFINDFNGDGVVHNDVNKTSEDDEEDQEVYEEVSGNGRNHSSLTGLNKLDNGVYAPVTFNCLDRRIFRRVLPENVKTKVAADFSFHVVLGKNNLLDHLSDMMLDTPTTAHRNVFSESFLCLGETIILKVFNKRQKILGTYSRSELNFISWLNKKCLDRHGFCQEEIKKLIASFHKNLGKITSWELEKQIHLGAYVSYLLNFVVLMLKFGAQAYFDSSKGIFQSFEAFLAYVEKYTISPSTTVDFLMNNIQYNIMSINVPSYPPQFLFEIESNLRSLEFVFIRPTVFKDESINERFQKIEYHFKSLLKFFSGYVLPIVYASRDENSVSIYPPQAIYEIFQEWHTNVPSETMSHHQSIDANNPSESEFLNDLSTTLYMYYYAVAAALDAVFPGCKYLYGVSFMLPTNKFYRNMKIMTISKDNYYLERLYPFKVDILLQRHVFYASRLFAFFRRRFCFYHNYTDWSSPFDDRLKKNRFKSRTIRNSFEVPIHSFNNTLIRPEHYPLRDEKVALESIEGYPIFTREDETVKQQIYTRNIETLDFFNLSQILQYDCESMLLLRDYRPFDDQIGLTRSTLSMDVIKDYYNDKTVILDSLFSSNR, from the coding sequence ATGACGAAAACTACAGTCCAAAGAAGACGTCATACAAATCTGAAATTGGGGTGTCTCAATTGTAAGCGGAAAAAAGTACGCTGCGACGAAAGTTTACCCGAATGCAAAAATTGTGTtaaaggaaagaaagagaCATGTCTGTATTTGAGTCTTTCCACTCAAGAAATCCAGAAGATCAAATTGACTCACCTGTTGAGAAATTCGCAAAATAAGTTGTTGGATCAAAAGTATCGATTGCCTGCAAGTGGTGCAGCGACTACCAGTTCAAAACGTTCTTCATCCTCATCGTCAAATGAAACCAGAATCGGCAAGGATGCAGATGCGTTTCCATCTGGTGATATTCTcgattttaaatttgaattaaaaaatttgccAATAAACATTCCGTCAATTGTTTATCCTCCATTACAATTTgacaatatatttattaatgacTTTAACGGTGATGGGGTGGTTCATAATGATGTAAATAAGACTAGTGAAGACGACGAGGAAGATCAGGAAGTATACGAGGAAGTTAGTGGAAATGGGAGAAACCATAGCAGTTTGACTGGACTAAATAAATTGGATAACGGAGTGTATGCGCCGGTCACGTTCAACTGTCTTGATCGAAGAATTTTCCGTCGAGTACTTCCAGAAAATGTGAAGACAAAAGTAGCGGCTGATTTCAGTTTCCATGTTGTTTTAGGAAAAAATAACTTATTGGACCATTTGAGTGATATGATGTTGGATACACCGACAACTGCCCATCGCAATGTATTTTCGGAATCGTTTTTATGTCTTGGGGAAACAATCATCTTaaaagttttcaataaacGACAGAAAATTTTGGGCACTTATAGCCGCAGCGAACtaaatttcatttcttggttaaataaaaaatgtTTGGATAGACATGGATTTTGtcaagaagaaataaagaaGTTGATTGCCTCATTTCATAAAAATTTAGGCAAAATAACGAGTTGGGaacttgaaaaacaaattcatCTTGGTGCTTATGTAAGTTATTTATTGAACTTTGTTGTGCTTATGTTGAAGTTTGGGGCTCAAGCttattttgattcatcaaAAGGGATTTTCCAATCTTTTGAGGCATTTTTGGCATATGTTGAGAAATACACTATTCTGCCTAGTACAACAGTGGATTTTTTGATGAATAATATTCAATACAATATCATGAGTATTAATGTTCCTTCATACCCACcacaatttttatttgaaattgaatctaATTTGAGAAGTTTGGAGTTTGTATTTATACGCCCGACAGTATTCAAAGATGAATCTATTAACGAACGtttccaaaaaattgaataccATTTCAAATCGTTACTCAAGTTTTTCAGTGGGTATGTGTTGCCTATCGTGTATGCCTCGCGTGATGAAAATTCGGTTTCCATTTACCCACCACAGGCCATATATGAGATATTTCAAGAATGGCATACGAATGTCCCCTCAGAAACAATGAGCCATCATCAAAGTATCGATGCTAATAATCCACTGGAGTCTGAGtttttgaatgatttaTCTACTACATTATACATGTACTATTATGCAGTTGCAGCAGCATTGGATGCTGTTTTCCCAGGGTGTAAATATCTTTATGGTGTCAGCTTTATGTTGCCCACAAATAAATTCTATCGAAACATGAAAATAATGACTATAAGTAAAGATAACTATTATTTGGAACGACTATATCCATTTAAAGTTGACATTTTGTTGCAACGTCATGTGTTTTACGCCTCGAGGCTATTTGCCTTTTTCAGAAGAAGGTTTTGTTTCTACCACAATTACACTGATTGGTCTAGTCCATTTGATGATagattaaagaaaaatagaTTTAAATCAAGAACTATTAGGAATAGTTTTGAAGTGCCAATTCATAGTTTCAACAATACGTTGATACGTCCAGAACATTATCCTCTCCGTGACGAGAAAGTTGCTTTAGAATCTATTGAAGGATACCCAATATTCACTCGAGAGGACGAAACGGTTAAACAGCAAATTTATACTAGGAACATTGAGACAttggattttttcaatttgtcgCAGATTCTACAGTACGATTGTGAATCGATGTTGTTGCTTAGAGATTATCGACCATTTGACGATCAAATAGGTTTGACGAGAAGTACATTAAGTATGGATGTTATTAAAGATTACTATAATGATAAAACGGTTATACTAGATAGCTTGTTTTCGCTGAATAGATAA